Proteins encoded together in one Meiothermus sp. QL-1 window:
- the polA gene encoding DNA polymerase I, whose protein sequence is MEQPSLFAEGQGPQRVWLVDGHHLAYRSYFAFGKLTTSRGEPTQAIYGFLRSLLKLLREDGDCVVVVFDAPAKTFRHEAYQGYKAGRAPTPEDFPLQLERIKELVDLLGLRRFELGGYEADDVIGTLARRAEEAGYPVRILTGDRDSFQLLSPRVSVVLPEGRVMTPEAVVERYGVGVDQWVDFRALVGDASDNLPGARGIGEKTAARLLSAWGSLEGLWAHLAELPPKVKRSLEESRESVELSRRLARIQTDLPIEFDFSGCHRREPNWAALREVLERLEFGSILRELGLLAAPPQAEEASWPPPPGAFLGYTLDRPQPMWARLTGLAAAAGARVYRARPEVGELGRFPELRALLAKDLSALALREGLWVPPGDDPLLLAYLYDPSNTDPASTLRRYGVGDWGDDPAQRAQAAEALWAALWPRIEEDARLVWLYREIERPLGAVLARMEARGVQLDTAYLQALSEELSKEMGYLEAAVHRLAGRPFNLNSRDQLEVVLYDELGLRAPGRKTQTGKRSTAASALEELRGQHEIVERILAYRELAKLKNTYLDPLPRLIHPRTGRLHTRFIQTGTATGRLSSQDPNLQNIPVRTELGRRIRRAFVAAPGMRLIAADYSQIELRVLAHFSEDENLIRVFREGKDIHTQTAAWMFGVAPEAVTPEQRRAAKTINFGVLYGMSAHRLAGELSISHAEAEQFIARYFASYPRVRAWIEKTLAEARERGYVETLFGRRRYVPDLNAPVKSVREAAERMAFNMPIQGTATGDLMRLAMVRLAPRLEALGAHLILQVHDELLVEAPAERAEEVAGVVREVMEGAWSFAVPLEVGVGIGENWLEAK, encoded by the coding sequence GTGGAGCAGCCTAGCCTCTTCGCGGAAGGGCAGGGCCCCCAGCGCGTCTGGCTGGTGGACGGCCACCACCTGGCCTACCGCAGCTACTTCGCTTTTGGCAAGCTCACCACCTCGCGCGGGGAGCCCACCCAGGCCATCTACGGGTTTTTGCGCAGCCTCCTCAAGCTGTTGCGCGAGGACGGCGACTGCGTGGTGGTGGTCTTCGACGCCCCGGCCAAGACCTTTCGCCATGAGGCCTACCAGGGCTACAAGGCCGGCCGGGCCCCCACCCCGGAGGACTTTCCCCTGCAGCTCGAGCGCATCAAGGAGCTGGTGGACCTTCTGGGGCTCAGGCGCTTCGAGCTGGGCGGCTACGAGGCCGACGACGTTATCGGCACCCTGGCCCGCCGGGCTGAGGAGGCCGGCTACCCGGTGCGGATTCTCACCGGTGACCGGGACAGCTTCCAGCTCCTCTCGCCCCGGGTGAGCGTGGTGCTCCCGGAGGGCCGGGTCATGACCCCGGAGGCGGTGGTGGAGAGGTACGGGGTGGGGGTGGACCAGTGGGTGGACTTCCGCGCTTTGGTGGGCGATGCCTCCGATAACCTGCCTGGGGCCCGGGGGATTGGGGAGAAGACCGCTGCCAGGCTTTTGTCGGCCTGGGGCTCGTTGGAGGGGCTTTGGGCCCACCTGGCCGAGCTGCCGCCCAAGGTGAAGAGGAGCTTAGAGGAGAGCCGGGAAAGCGTTGAGCTTTCGCGCCGCCTGGCCCGGATTCAGACCGACCTGCCCATCGAATTTGATTTTTCTGGGTGCCACCGCCGTGAGCCGAACTGGGCTGCTTTGAGGGAGGTGCTGGAGCGGCTCGAGTTTGGCTCCATCCTGCGCGAGCTGGGCCTGCTGGCCGCACCCCCCCAGGCCGAGGAGGCCTCCTGGCCGCCGCCTCCGGGGGCCTTTCTGGGCTACACCCTGGACCGGCCCCAGCCCATGTGGGCCCGTCTCACCGGCTTGGCTGCTGCTGCGGGGGCCCGGGTCTACCGCGCCCGGCCGGAGGTGGGGGAGCTCGGGCGGTTCCCCGAGCTCAGGGCCCTGCTGGCCAAGGACCTGTCGGCGCTGGCCCTGCGCGAGGGCCTCTGGGTGCCCCCGGGCGACGACCCTTTGCTGCTGGCCTACCTCTACGACCCTTCCAATACCGATCCGGCCAGCACCCTGCGGCGTTATGGGGTGGGGGACTGGGGCGACGACCCCGCCCAGAGGGCCCAGGCCGCCGAGGCGCTCTGGGCGGCGCTTTGGCCGCGCATCGAGGAGGATGCCCGGCTGGTCTGGCTTTATCGCGAGATAGAGCGGCCCCTGGGCGCGGTGCTGGCCCGCATGGAGGCCCGGGGGGTGCAGCTCGATACGGCCTATTTGCAGGCCCTTTCGGAGGAGCTGAGCAAGGAGATGGGCTACCTCGAGGCCGCCGTCCACCGCCTGGCCGGGCGCCCTTTCAACCTGAACTCGCGCGACCAGCTCGAGGTCGTCCTCTACGACGAGCTGGGCCTGAGGGCTCCTGGGCGCAAGACCCAGACCGGCAAGCGCTCCACCGCGGCCAGCGCCCTGGAGGAGCTGCGCGGCCAGCACGAGATTGTCGAGCGCATCCTGGCCTACCGCGAGCTGGCCAAGCTCAAGAACACCTACCTCGACCCCCTGCCCCGCCTCATCCACCCCCGCACAGGCCGGCTGCACACCCGCTTCATCCAGACCGGCACCGCCACGGGGCGGCTTTCCTCCCAGGACCCCAACCTGCAGAATATCCCGGTGCGCACCGAGCTGGGCCGCCGGATTCGCCGGGCCTTCGTGGCCGCTCCGGGCATGCGCCTCATCGCCGCCGACTACTCGCAGATTGAGCTTAGGGTGCTGGCCCACTTCTCGGAGGATGAGAACCTCATCCGGGTCTTCCGCGAGGGAAAGGATATCCACACCCAGACCGCGGCCTGGATGTTTGGCGTCGCCCCCGAGGCGGTGACCCCCGAGCAGCGGCGGGCGGCCAAGACCATCAATTTCGGGGTACTCTACGGGATGTCGGCCCACCGGCTGGCCGGCGAGCTTTCCATTTCCCACGCCGAGGCCGAGCAGTTCATCGCCCGCTACTTTGCCTCGTACCCCCGGGTGCGGGCCTGGATCGAAAAAACGCTGGCCGAGGCCCGGGAGCGGGGGTATGTGGAGACCCTCTTTGGCCGCCGCCGCTACGTGCCCGATCTGAACGCCCCGGTGAAAAGCGTGCGCGAGGCGGCCGAGCGCATGGCCTTCAACATGCCCATCCAGGGCACGGCCACCGGGGACCT